The segment CTACAACATCGAAGAGAGAGCATATGGTTTCGCACATGCGCGTTCATGTGCCGCTGAGACCTCATGAATGCAAAAACTGCGGCAAGTGCTTTAAGCGCCCCCAGGATCTCAAGAAACATCTCAAAGTAAGAAGGCTCCATTACACCAGCTACAGCATATCTGCTTACGCTATCCCCTAGTCCTATGCCCATAACCTGACTCTGACCGGGCCGCCTCAGGAACCCCAGGGGCGACATACTTATAGACTACTGTCTCGAAGTGGTATGTCTTGACTGGACTGTCCATTTCAGACCGTCCATCTGCTGGTCTTTCCTCGAGACTGATACGCGTCCAGGTCCTGTTCCATGTTATGATCAGTATAACCAGCTACATTTCAACGACACCATATCTCCTCACCAGGCTGGACAGTCTAAGCATCACGACCCTCCCCAGCCCACCTCCATTAGCTCTGGTCTCAAGTTCAATCCGCCTGCCGTGAACGACGTCTACGCTGAGCACTTCAGATGTAATAGCGCGCCTGAAGGCTATGAGCATTTACATACACTTGGACTGGTCGATGACTTTTTCGATAAAGCCAAGCGCCGCCAAATTTCCCCATCGTCCTATGCCGAAATCGACCACTTCCTAGTGCCTCTGCGAGGATCCCTTTCGGTCCCCAATGCTTGTATAACCGCGCCGCACCGGTACACTCCTCCGCCAACAAACATAGCTGTCGTTTGCACGGATACCAACCCACGCCAGAATTTACTGAGACAGCAATACGATGCGTCCGTGTCTCGCGTTCATACTCCAGGAGGCTTCCACACGCGTTGACCACCTTAAATAAATACGGAACATTCTTTATGGGAACATTCTTTATGCGAGCGCAGACAAAGAGATTTCTATCAATAAATTTGGACTTAAGGGATGAGTTTTTCGGAAAACACAGCCTGTAATGGTGCCGCCTGGAAGCTACTGGTCGCCGTCAAGGCAGATATTTAACCTTGGGCTAGATTTGACATAGGTCCGCAGTATTTTTACTCCATATTAGGGCGGCTATCAGTTGCCCATATAAGAGAATCTCACCATCGTTTTATCGTTGTTTCCAGTTGACTCGTGCAGTCTCGTATGGCGCAGTGCTGGCTGTGCCGTCAGCCGCGCCTTTCAAGCCGAGGCTGAAATTACAGAGTTACCCAATTAGACAAAATCTTGGATTTGACATTGTGAGCCCTCTACTTAACATTCATAAGAGGTATGTCCCTCATTAGGTGACGTGGGCTAATAAAATCATGACTAAATTCGCGCAAAGCGCCCCTGAGTTGTCGTATATGAAGTCATACCACCTGACGTATTTACCCAGTTTTGTCCGTCTGAAAGTAGTTGCATGTAATTGGAGAAACGAGGGTAGAACATTTTTGTATAGCAAACACTAGATCTTTGTAGCGCGTCGAAGACCTAATTTTCAGTTGTTCTGATAGGCTTGAGGTACAAGGAATGTATTAGGCTTACCTTTTGATCAAACATATTCTATTTGGCTGAGAATCAAGTGATTAACTGTGGCCTTAGTGATAGTCTCTTGATCCTGGATATGTCCTCCAGTGGATAGTATATAACCTTCCTTACTCAAGCATTATCTAGGTTAAAAACTTTAGAACTAGCACCAAGCCGTTAACCACTACGAGTGCTTTGGCTCTATTCAATATAACGCTAGAAATATATCTTGCTAATAGAAATGCACAGCTAAGTATAGAAGACTCGAGTCTAGTTACTATCACTGTTAGTACTTTTTCGAAGGCTCTAAGTACGTTATGGTTTACTTCTGCTCCTAAATAATCATATCTGCTTGAGCTTTGGCGGGGACGTAAGGTCTGCCTCTATTTGGCCTTATCTTTGCCAATTTGGTGGGCGCGCTGACCTTTGGATCTTTCCTAATTGTCTACCTATCGCGGGGCGGAAACTCGATTCGGGTCTCATCATGCACGGTTCGGCTTGCCTTATCCATCTTAGCTATAGGCCTCCCTCCTATTTACCGTTATACCCCGAGGGACAAATGTGTCGTTTTTAGACTCTTTGTATGTTTGAGCTATGCGTAGGTATCTACCTTCCAAGTATGATTTTTCTAAAAGGCATCTCAACAGCCATAATTTGGGTTCATTTTTCAGTTTTCAGACATATTTAAACGTCGACAAAGACCATGTTACTGCAATATCAAAATCTTTTGTCAAGATACAGTAAACTCGTCTATCTATCATCAGTTGTCATCACCGTGATTATACCTACAGCACACTTCGCCACAAAGACATTTTTTATCGAGACCACGCCAATAGCTACCAGAGTAGTCGACCGTAATCTCCATACCTGCCTCGATCCCTTTACTCACTAGTAAGATATGCTGCGTACCCAACCAAACAAACTCTTCAAACTGTGCGTTTGGCTTGCAACTATGATTTACGAACCGAGTGAAATTCCCTTGTCTCCCCTGCCAGATTTGGTACCTTCTCTCACCAACCTTGCTATCCAGCACGTCCTGGTCCTTGATATCTTTTGTCACAAGCCCTATGAACTCTCCAATGGCAACACCCCTCTCGAACGACACAAGTGCTTGGAGTCCATTGTTACGTCCGTCAGAAGTCCGAAAGACCTGCACAGCGCATGGCAACCTTGGACCACCAAAGAGACTTGGGAAACAATTACAAGAATTAATTGCAGCGTCGTTCGACTGTGCTTGCTCACATAGGAGGCATACGTTTGTGTTCGCAACGCATATAATAGCATTTGGCGGTGGTGCCCAGCGGGGATCATCAGCTCCCCACAACGTGGTATCAATAATGGACTCATCGAGATGTTCAAAACTAAAGTTGGGATCATACTCGAGGTAAGTTGATTGGAGGGGAACTGGGTCGGAGCCGTCTTGATAAACGACCCAGTCGTGATGGTGGCCGATGAACCGCCGCTGTGTAGGCTCACCAATAATAGCCAGAAGCTGTCGCCAGTTATGGTGCAAGGTATCTGAGGCTACTTCCATCCGTAGTCGCAACGCTCGCACTCGATGAAACTTCTCTTTGTCGAAGTCGATCCGGTACTTGCAGAGACGGTAGAGGCCCATACCCGAAAACACCAGCGCAACCCAACCCAAAACATCTTTTATCTCCTTGTAGCCTCGCCAGATGGCCATCTTGTTCCGAAGCTCCTTTTCGGGCCAGCCAAAGTCGGTACAGGCTTCTGCTAGAGCCTTCATGCGACTTTTGGTTGATGAAAGCCCAGGATTTATGCCGGCGAGATACTCGACGTAGGAGTCGAAGAGTTCGACCCAGCGAGCCTGGACGATAACCTCGATGGAGCGACAGGTGCGACTGGCTTGAGTGACCTTGCGGCAAAACAGATTACTTCGACTGAAAGATTCGCAAGTAACGTCTGGAATGTTTCGGGTATCCACAGCGGCTGATAAAACCCCTCGAGCTTCATGACCGACTCTAGGTGTAGTGGCTATAAGCTGCACCTGCTCTGTGAGAACATGTGGCTCTAGAACAAGCCCCGAATGAATCTGTTCCCATACCCCAACAATAAACTTGCCCAAGGATGAGTCTTGCAGGCGAAACATGCCATCGTGCTTGGTTTTAGCTCTTTTAGGGAAATTTTCTTGTCCAACTTGCATCTGTCGACGACTTTCAtggccatcgtcaacagcaGCGTTCACTGACACTGGACGTAAGCCGCCTTGGTGTTTACGTGCAACGGCAAGGGTGCTGGTGAGTTGTTGGGCAACATTTGCCGTAGGAGGGTCCGCAGGCTGAATGCGGCTACGTCGTAATGGTTGAGGAGAGGGGCCACTTAACGGTGATGAAGGGTTAGGGAGCGTTTCAGAAGCTGTGCTATCACAAAGGTAAACTTGATGCTTTGGCAAATTAGTTCA is part of the Fusarium oxysporum Fo47 chromosome VII, complete sequence genome and harbors:
- a CDS encoding SET domain-containing protein, which translates into the protein MLGEDMDRLRGTLQNDLVDKLIKALSDFPLDQLENPILSLQAFIQDGNGADPEGDTFEANEQHQSGEFLVSHQVYLCDSTASETLPNPSSPLSGPSPQPLRRSRIQPADPPTANVAQQLTSTLAVARKHQGGLRPVSVNAAVDDGHESRRQMQVGQENFPKRAKTKHDGMFRLQDSSLGKFIVGVWEQIHSGLVLEPHVLTEQVQLIATTPRVGHEARGVLSAAVDTRNIPDVTCESFSRSNLFCRKVTQASRTCRSIEVIVQARWVELFDSYVEYLAGINPGLSSTKSRMKALAEACTDFGWPEKELRNKMAIWRGYKEIKDVLGWVALVFSGMGLYRLCKYRIDFDKEKFHRVRALRLRMEVASDTLHHNWRQLLAIIGEPTQRRFIGHHHDWVVYQDGSDPVPLQSTYLEYDPNFSFEHLDESIIDTTLWGADDPRWAPPPNAIICVANTNVCLLCEQAQSNDAAINSCNCFPSLFGGPRLPCAVQVFRTSDGRNNGLQALVSFERGVAIGEFIGLVTKDIKDQDVLDSKVGERRYQIWQGRQGNFTRFVNHSCKPNAQFEEFVWLGTQHILLVSKGIEAGMEITVDYSGSYWRGLDKKCLCGEVCCRYNHGDDN